A window from candidate division TA06 bacterium encodes these proteins:
- a CDS encoding DUF255 domain-containing protein yields MKKLALLVIVSLAMLSSISCAGNKKEKPKAAAGSVAWLAWDQAMAAAQSEGKFIAVDVYTDWCKWCKVMDEKTYADPAVTGLMKESFVAVKLNAESANPVNFQGKTYTEMDLARSFNISGYPTTMFLASDGTVLETIPGYIEAPVFKNILDYFASNSYKNTNLDQYLSGKQ; encoded by the coding sequence ATGAAAAAGTTGGCATTACTGGTCATAGTCTCACTGGCCATGCTGAGCAGCATTTCCTGCGCCGGCAACAAAAAAGAAAAGCCCAAAGCCGCAGCCGGTTCGGTTGCTTGGCTGGCGTGGGATCAGGCCATGGCGGCAGCCCAATCCGAAGGCAAGTTTATAGCGGTCGATGTCTACACCGACTGGTGCAAGTGGTGCAAGGTGATGGACGAGAAGACCTATGCCGACCCGGCGGTGACGGGGCTGATGAAGGAGAGCTTTGTGGCGGTCAAGCTGAATGCTGAGAGCGCCAATCCCGTCAACTTCCAAGGCAAAACCTACACCGAAATGGACCTGGCTCGCAGTTTCAACATCAGCGGATATCCCACCACCATGTTCCTGGCCAGCGACGGAACGGTTTTGGAGACCATCCCCGGATATATTGAAGCGCCGGTGTTCAAGAATATCCTGGATTATTTTGCTTCAAACTCCTATAAAAACACAAATTTGGATCAATATCTTTCCGGGAAACAATAG
- a CDS encoding OsmC family protein, protein MPLTLQWVKDLQFVAEDEKGHGLVVESRKDGIPAGFAPMQLVLLAAAGCMAMDMVSILQKKKMDIKGFRVLMDGKRAEEHPKRFTEMNFVYEVKGDIPKEAVDEAIRLSQEKYCSVSATIRQGAVMNIESKVVAG, encoded by the coding sequence ATGCCGTTAACGTTACAGTGGGTAAAAGACCTGCAATTCGTGGCCGAGGATGAGAAGGGCCACGGCCTAGTGGTGGAATCCAGAAAAGACGGGATTCCGGCCGGATTCGCTCCCATGCAGTTGGTACTGCTGGCTGCGGCCGGGTGCATGGCCATGGACATGGTTTCCATCCTGCAGAAGAAAAAAATGGATATCAAAGGGTTCCGGGTACTGATGGACGGAAAACGGGCCGAAGAGCATCCCAAAAGATTTACCGAAATGAATTTTGTTTACGAGGTCAAAGGCGATATCCCCAAAGAGGCGGTGGATGAGGCCATCAGGCTTTCCCAGGAAAAATACTGTTCGGTTTCGGCCACCATCCGGCAGGGGGCCGTAATGAACATCGAGAGCAAAGTGGTGGCCGGATGA
- a CDS encoding rubrerythrin family protein encodes MKSLKRSMTEKNLLKSFAGESQARNRYTYFASAARKEGFEQIANFFMETAENEKEHAKVFFKLLEGGELEITASYPAGKIGTTKENLGAAAAGENMEWTTIYSDFAKTARDEGFEDAAVAFEQIAKVEKFHESRYRKLINNLANGEAFKKKSSVKWHCINCGYVHEGAEAPKQCPACKHPQAYYEVLAENY; translated from the coding sequence ATGAAAAGCCTGAAAAGATCCATGACCGAAAAGAATCTGCTGAAATCATTCGCCGGGGAATCCCAGGCCCGGAACCGCTACACCTACTTTGCCAGCGCCGCCCGCAAGGAGGGTTTTGAGCAGATCGCCAATTTCTTCATGGAAACGGCGGAGAATGAGAAGGAGCACGCCAAGGTATTCTTCAAACTGCTGGAGGGCGGAGAACTGGAGATCACCGCCTCATACCCGGCCGGGAAGATCGGCACCACCAAGGAGAACCTGGGGGCCGCGGCGGCCGGCGAGAACATGGAATGGACCACCATCTATTCCGATTTTGCCAAAACCGCCAGGGACGAGGGTTTCGAGGACGCGGCCGTGGCCTTCGAGCAGATCGCCAAAGTGGAAAAATTCCACGAATCCCGTTACCGCAAGCTGATCAACAACCTGGCCAACGGAGAGGCCTTCAAGAAGAAATCCTCGGTCAAATGGCACTGCATCAACTGCGGGTATGTCCACGAAGGAGCCGAGGCCCCCAAACAGTGTCCGGCCTGCAAGCATCCCCAGGCGTACTACGAAGTGCTGGCGGAGAACTACTGA
- a CDS encoding desulfoferrodoxin, translated as MAERNQVYKCEICGNIVEALHGGKGELVCCGQPMKLFTENTVDAAKEKHLPVIEKTASGWKVKVGSVAHPMEDKHHIEWVAIYGGDRVHRKYLKPGDAPEAEFLCPAKEITAKEFCNLHGLWSANG; from the coding sequence ATGGCCGAAAGAAACCAAGTCTATAAATGCGAAATATGCGGTAATATAGTGGAAGCGCTGCATGGCGGCAAGGGCGAGCTGGTCTGCTGCGGCCAGCCGATGAAGCTGTTCACCGAGAACACCGTTGACGCCGCCAAGGAGAAACATCTGCCGGTGATTGAAAAAACCGCCTCCGGTTGGAAGGTCAAGGTCGGCTCGGTGGCGCACCCCATGGAGGACAAGCACCACATCGAATGGGTCGCCATCTACGGCGGGGACAGGGTCCACCGCAAGTACCTCAAGCCCGGCGACGCTCCGGAGGCCGAGTTCCTGTGCCCGGCCAAGGAAATCACCGCCAAGGAATTCTGCAACCTGCACGGCCTGTGGTCGGCCAATGGGTGA